AGGCGTTAGGTGAACCGACTCGGCTGAAGATTGTGCAGCTTTTGAGCAAACATAGGGAATTAAGCTGTACTGAAATTGGGGCGCATCTGAATCTTTCGAAAGGATCAACTCTCTCTCACCATCTTAAACAATTAACGGACTGCGGGTTGCTTGAATTGTCGCGAAAAGAAGGAACTTTTCATTTTTATCATATTCAAGAGAATATTCTGAAGCGATATGTAGCCGATTGAATCATTTCAATTGGACTGATTTTTTGTTCTATATTTCGATATATATGAAAGTATTGAAATTAAAATAATAAAATAAAAGGAGAGACAACGAATATGAAAAATTATCGTCTTGCCATCGGGAAGCGGGAAATCGTATGGGGAAAGCAGCTCGACGTACGCCCGACAGCCGGGCAAACCGTCGTGACCAAGCAGCCGAACGAGCGCTACGACTGGAATCTCCCGAGCGGCGTATACCGCGCTCAGGATATCGTACGGGAGTTGGACG
This window of the Bacillus gobiensis genome carries:
- a CDS encoding ArsR/SmtB family transcription factor — encoded protein: MSEETLSVKEAVKVYKALGEPTRLKIVQLLSKHRELSCTEIGAHLNLSKGSTLSHHLKQLTDCGLLELSRKEGTFHFYHIQENILKRYVAD